In one Bifidobacteriaceae bacterium genomic region, the following are encoded:
- a CDS encoding RNA polymerase-binding protein RbpA — MAGGSAIRGSRVGAGPMGEEERGEIAPRVTVSYWCANGHETRPSFVDDPGTTVPAEWDCPRCGLPAGVDALNPPAPPRNEPYKTHLAYVKERRSEADGAQLLEEALASLRARRGEAEAAAA, encoded by the coding sequence ATGGCAGGCGGAAGTGCCATTCGGGGGTCGCGCGTGGGCGCCGGACCCATGGGTGAAGAAGAGCGGGGCGAGATCGCGCCCCGCGTGACGGTGTCCTATTGGTGCGCCAACGGGCACGAGACTCGGCCGAGCTTCGTGGACGACCCGGGCACCACGGTGCCAGCGGAATGGGATTGCCCTCGCTGCGGCCTGCCGGCCGGAGTTGACGCGCTCAACCCGCCGGCGCCCCCGCGCAACGAGCCCTACAAGACGCACCTGGCGTACGTCAAAGAACGCCGTTCGGAGGCGGACGGCGCCCAGTTGCTGGAAGAGGCCCTGGCCTCGCTCCGCGCGCGGCGCGGCGAGGCGGAGGCGGCGGCCGCGTGA
- the rpsD gene encoding 30S ribosomal protein S4 — protein MTSVRRARRQVRESRALGLALTPKAVKYFDRRPYPPGEHGRGRRRTESDYAIRLREKQRLRAQYGLREKQIVRAFQDARKQPGLTGEALVELLEVRLDSLVLRSGFARTIFQARQTVVHRHVLVDGKLVDRPSFRVKPGQIIMIKPKSQTLVPFQVAAAGAHRDAQVWQIPEYLDVNLERLRAQLVRAPKRAEVPITCDVQLVVEHYSR, from the coding sequence ATGACCTCAGTGCGTCGCGCGCGCCGTCAGGTGCGCGAATCCCGGGCCCTTGGGCTGGCCCTCACCCCGAAAGCCGTCAAGTACTTCGACCGACGGCCCTATCCGCCCGGCGAGCACGGGCGCGGGCGGCGGCGGACCGAGTCCGACTACGCGATCCGGCTGCGGGAGAAGCAGCGCCTGCGGGCCCAGTACGGGCTGCGGGAGAAGCAGATCGTGCGCGCGTTCCAAGACGCCCGCAAACAGCCGGGCCTGACCGGCGAGGCGCTGGTGGAGTTGCTGGAGGTGCGGCTTGACTCGTTGGTGCTGCGGTCGGGGTTCGCGCGGACCATCTTCCAGGCTCGGCAAACCGTTGTGCACCGGCACGTCCTGGTGGACGGCAAACTGGTGGACCGCCCGTCGTTCAGGGTCAAGCCGGGCCAGATCATCATGATCAAGCCAAAGTCGCAGACGCTGGTGCCGTTCCAGGTGGCCGCCGCCGGCGCCCACCGCGACGCGCAGGTCTGGCAGATCCCCGAATACCTGGACGTCAATCTGGAGCGGCTGCGCGCGCAGTTGGTGCGGGCGCCGAAACGCGCCGAAGTGCCCATCACCTGCGACGTGCAGCTGGTCGTGGAGCACTACTCCCGCTGA
- a CDS encoding DUF948 domain-containing protein encodes MTLGEVAGLIAALAFVALVGLLAVPVLRLGRVFQEATRSVKELTDHTLPILDQAATTVAETNAQLEKVDTITSAAADVSQNVSALTALFAATVGGPLIKVAAFTYGVRTTVAGHAPKKSRRAKHRRGGGAAEPGDG; translated from the coding sequence ATGACTTTGGGCGAAGTCGCCGGACTGATCGCGGCGCTCGCGTTCGTGGCGCTGGTGGGCTTGCTGGCCGTGCCGGTGCTGAGGTTGGGGCGGGTCTTCCAAGAGGCGACCCGGTCCGTCAAGGAGCTGACGGACCACACGCTGCCAATCCTGGACCAGGCCGCCACGACGGTGGCGGAGACAAACGCGCAGTTGGAGAAGGTGGACACCATCACGTCCGCCGCGGCGGACGTGTCGCAGAACGTGTCCGCGCTGACCGCGCTGTTCGCTGCCACGGTGGGCGGACCGCTGATCAAAGTGGCCGCGTTCACCTACGGCGTCCGCACAACGGTTGCCGGCCATGCGCCCAAGAAGAGCCGCCGCGCCAAGCACCGCCGGGGGGGCGGAGCCGCCGAGCCGGGGGATGGTTAG
- the alaS gene encoding alanine--tRNA ligase, with protein sequence MRTSEIRNRFLAYFENRGHTAVPSASLISEDPSLLFTVAGMVPFIPYMLGQVPAPWPRAASVQKCLRTGDIDEVGKTTRHGTFFQMNGNFSFGDYFKEGAIAHAWELVTGPQADGFLGFDPDAIWVTVFHEDDEAAALWRSVAGLPPERIQRRGMKDNFWSTGQPGPAGPCSEIYVDRGPQFGPDGGPVVDEDRFLEIWNLVFMEFERGAGGAKSDYPLLGELEQKNIDTGMGLERVAYLLQDVANLYEIDEVVPVIRRTEELTERSYGADHEADVRMRVIADHVRSGLMVIADGVTPSNEGRGYVLRRLLRRVVRSMRLLGVEEPVFPELFEVSKDAMKSSYPELERDWARISGTAYSEEESFLRTLAGGSTILDVAIDRTKAAGRPALSGQDAFQLHDTYGFPIDLTLEIAAEQGLAVDQEAFRALMREQKERARADAVAKKTGHADTSLYQELAAQVGLTDFTGYAEYESRGRVLALIQDGQGIPLAQAPANVELILDATPFYAEAGGQLADQGTIEFDSGAVFEVDDVQRPIKGLSVHRGRLIEGRLAAGDQGLGRIDVERRKAISRAHTATHMVHKSLREHLGSTATQAGSENAPSRLRFDFRYGSGVPQSVLGEIEERVNTMLAEDLEVTEELMDLDKARELGAMALFGEKYGRIVRVVSIGGDWSRELCAGTHMRRSGELGRVSVLGEASIGSGVRRVEALVADGAYAHQAKEHLLVSQLTDVLKVRPDELVDRVGSLVAKLKEADKALAAMRSAQLGAQAPALAASARSVAGVRLVTATLDGASGDDLRGLALDVRSRLGESEPVVVALGSKDADSGRGVLAVAVNDAAQSAGHKAGVLVGLASKVLGGGGGGKPALAQGGGADGSKLDQAWAAIAGAL encoded by the coding sequence ATGCGCACTTCGGAAATCCGCAACCGCTTCCTCGCCTACTTCGAGAATCGGGGACACACGGCGGTCCCGTCCGCCTCTCTGATCAGCGAGGACCCGTCCCTGCTGTTCACGGTGGCGGGCATGGTCCCGTTCATCCCCTACATGTTGGGACAGGTGCCCGCGCCGTGGCCCAGGGCCGCCTCAGTCCAGAAATGCCTCCGCACGGGCGACATCGACGAGGTCGGGAAGACCACCCGCCACGGCACGTTCTTCCAAATGAACGGGAACTTCTCGTTTGGGGACTACTTCAAGGAGGGAGCTATCGCGCACGCCTGGGAGCTGGTCACCGGGCCGCAGGCGGACGGCTTCCTGGGGTTCGACCCGGACGCGATCTGGGTGACGGTCTTCCATGAGGACGACGAGGCGGCGGCCCTGTGGCGGAGCGTGGCCGGATTGCCGCCGGAGCGCATCCAGCGGCGGGGCATGAAGGACAACTTCTGGTCCACCGGCCAGCCGGGGCCGGCCGGCCCCTGCTCCGAGATCTATGTGGACCGGGGGCCTCAGTTCGGTCCCGACGGCGGCCCCGTCGTGGACGAGGACCGGTTCCTGGAGATCTGGAACCTGGTCTTCATGGAGTTCGAGCGCGGCGCCGGCGGCGCGAAGAGTGACTATCCGCTGCTGGGGGAGTTGGAGCAGAAGAACATCGACACCGGCATGGGTTTGGAGCGGGTCGCCTACCTGCTCCAGGACGTGGCCAACCTGTATGAGATCGACGAGGTGGTGCCGGTCATCCGCCGCACCGAGGAACTGACGGAACGCTCCTACGGCGCGGACCACGAGGCGGACGTACGGATGCGGGTAATCGCCGACCACGTCCGCTCTGGCCTGATGGTGATCGCCGACGGGGTGACCCCCTCAAACGAGGGCCGGGGCTACGTGCTGCGGCGGCTGCTGCGGCGAGTGGTCCGGTCGATGCGCCTATTGGGCGTCGAGGAGCCGGTTTTCCCCGAGTTGTTCGAGGTCTCCAAGGACGCCATGAAGTCCTCCTACCCGGAGTTGGAGCGGGACTGGGCGCGCATTTCCGGCACCGCGTATAGCGAGGAGGAGTCTTTCCTGCGCACGCTGGCGGGCGGGTCCACCATCTTAGATGTGGCGATCGACCGCACCAAGGCGGCCGGCCGGCCGGCCTTGTCCGGCCAGGACGCCTTCCAGTTGCATGACACCTACGGCTTCCCCATCGACTTGACCCTGGAGATCGCGGCCGAACAGGGTTTGGCGGTGGACCAGGAGGCGTTCCGCGCCTTGATGCGCGAACAGAAGGAACGGGCGCGGGCGGACGCGGTCGCCAAGAAGACGGGTCACGCCGACACCTCCCTCTACCAGGAGCTGGCCGCCCAAGTCGGCCTGACAGACTTCACCGGCTATGCCGAATACGAGTCGCGCGGCCGGGTCTTGGCGCTGATTCAGGACGGCCAGGGCATCCCGCTGGCGCAGGCACCCGCCAACGTGGAGCTGATCCTGGACGCCACGCCGTTCTACGCGGAGGCGGGCGGTCAATTGGCGGACCAGGGCACCATCGAGTTCGACTCGGGCGCGGTGTTCGAGGTGGACGACGTGCAACGGCCCATCAAGGGCCTCTCGGTCCACCGGGGCCGCCTGATCGAAGGCCGCCTGGCGGCCGGCGACCAGGGCCTGGGCCGGATCGACGTGGAACGCCGCAAGGCGATCTCCCGCGCCCACACCGCCACGCACATGGTCCACAAGTCGCTTCGCGAGCACCTTGGCTCCACCGCCACCCAGGCGGGTTCGGAGAACGCGCCCTCGCGGCTCCGGTTCGACTTCCGGTACGGGTCGGGGGTCCCGCAGTCGGTCTTGGGGGAGATCGAGGAGCGGGTCAACACCATGCTGGCGGAGGACCTCGAGGTCACGGAAGAGTTGATGGACCTGGACAAGGCCCGGGAACTGGGCGCCATGGCGCTGTTCGGGGAGAAATACGGCCGGATTGTCCGCGTCGTGTCGATTGGCGGCGACTGGTCGCGCGAGTTGTGCGCCGGCACGCACATGCGCCGCTCTGGCGAATTGGGCCGCGTGTCCGTGTTGGGGGAGGCGTCGATCGGCTCGGGGGTGCGCCGCGTCGAGGCCCTGGTCGCGGATGGCGCCTACGCGCATCAGGCCAAAGAGCACCTCCTGGTCTCACAGCTAACCGACGTGTTGAAGGTCCGGCCAGACGAGTTGGTTGACCGAGTGGGCTCGCTGGTCGCCAAGCTGAAGGAGGCGGACAAGGCTCTGGCGGCAATGCGGTCAGCCCAGTTGGGCGCCCAGGCCCCGGCTTTGGCCGCGTCGGCGCGCTCGGTCGCCGGAGTGCGCCTGGTGACGGCCACCCTGGACGGCGCCAGCGGCGACGACCTGCGGGGCCTGGCTCTGGACGTGCGCTCCCGCCTGGGGGAGTCCGAACCGGTTGTGGTCGCCCTGGGTTCCAAGGACGCGGACAGCGGCCGCGGGGTTTTGGCCGTGGCGGTGAACGATGCCGCTCAGTCCGCCGGTCACAAAGCCGGCGTCTTGGTGGGGTTGGCTTCCAAGGTGTTGGGTGGCGGCGGGGGCGGCAAGCCGGCGTTGGCCCAGGGCGGCGGCGCGGACGGCTCCAAGCTGGACCAGGCCTGGGCGGCCATCGCCGGCGCGCTGTGA
- the ruvX gene encoding Holliday junction resolvase RuvX: MTGPSGPWLGVDLGQVRVGLAKSDPGLVLAMPLATLQRAGRSVEALADHLARVAREENARRVVVGWPLNMDGTIGPKAAEAGELAAALKAKGVETALQDERRTTSQASAQLREAGRDAKSQRAVIDQAAATLILQSALDTRQPLGPLEPLEPL; the protein is encoded by the coding sequence GTGACCGGGCCGAGCGGCCCCTGGCTCGGGGTGGACCTGGGCCAGGTCCGGGTCGGCCTGGCCAAATCCGACCCCGGCCTGGTGTTGGCCATGCCCCTGGCCACTCTGCAACGGGCAGGCCGCTCGGTCGAAGCTCTGGCGGACCACCTGGCCCGTGTGGCGCGGGAGGAGAACGCCCGCCGCGTGGTAGTCGGCTGGCCCCTCAACATGGACGGCACGATTGGCCCCAAAGCGGCCGAGGCGGGCGAACTGGCGGCGGCGCTGAAGGCGAAGGGAGTCGAAACGGCCCTCCAAGACGAGCGGCGCACCACCAGCCAGGCGAGCGCCCAACTGCGGGAGGCAGGCCGGGACGCCAAAAGCCAACGCGCTGTGATAGACCAGGCGGCGGCCACTTTGATCCTCCAGTCGGCGCTGGACACGCGCCAACCACTCGGCCCGCTTGAACCGCTTGAGCCGCTTTAG
- a CDS encoding NshR/TsnR family 23S rRNA methyltransferase: protein MKLAEPVESLGDPRAQRIADVAKPSHSNTKVALIEDEEPLVNALAAGVEFVEVYHERGHAVPSALAQALEDASVPVAAVDGALLTRVFRTDKRPRWFGVAKVPRPAWLEDLEDRAGDIVILDGVRIVGNIGAIIRTATAFNAAGIVLIDSGLSTIADRRLLRASRGYVFSLPVVLAQADELARFLDDQRIRVAVLDAGAPTSLEELAGEPERRALVFGSERTGPSARFRPGGVGREPLPLAASIPMPGPVESLNVSVAVAVTLYALTSPKRGLDVSDS, encoded by the coding sequence GTGAAGCTTGCCGAGCCAGTCGAATCCCTGGGCGACCCGCGGGCGCAGCGGATCGCCGATGTGGCCAAACCCTCGCATTCGAACACGAAAGTGGCGTTGATCGAGGACGAGGAGCCGCTTGTCAACGCCCTGGCGGCTGGGGTGGAGTTTGTCGAGGTCTACCATGAACGGGGCCATGCCGTCCCGTCCGCGCTGGCACAGGCCCTTGAAGACGCGTCCGTCCCGGTCGCGGCGGTTGACGGCGCGCTCCTGACCCGCGTCTTCAGGACCGACAAACGACCACGGTGGTTCGGGGTCGCCAAGGTGCCGCGTCCGGCCTGGCTGGAGGACCTGGAGGACCGAGCGGGCGACATCGTGATCCTGGACGGTGTGCGGATCGTGGGGAACATCGGGGCGATCATTCGGACGGCAACCGCCTTCAACGCGGCGGGGATTGTCCTGATCGACTCTGGCCTGAGCACCATTGCGGACCGAAGGCTCCTCCGCGCCAGTCGCGGCTACGTGTTTTCGCTGCCCGTTGTCCTGGCGCAGGCCGACGAGTTGGCCCGCTTCCTAGACGACCAGCGAATCCGGGTCGCCGTGCTTGACGCCGGCGCCCCAACCAGCCTTGAGGAACTGGCAGGCGAGCCTGAACGGCGAGCTCTGGTATTCGGGAGCGAGCGCACCGGCCCGTCGGCGCGCTTCCGGCCCGGCGGCGTGGGTCGGGAACCCCTGCCCCTCGCAGCGTCCATCCCCATGCCGGGGCCGGTCGAGTCGCTCAACGTTTCGGTCGCGGTCGCGGTCACGCTTTACGCGTTGACGTCCCCGAAACGGGGCCTGGACGTGTCGGATTCGTGA
- the mltG gene encoding endolytic transglycosylase MltG produces MSDQWTPFGPDKAPPPPAQPSFPPQGPFTPEQGEPEFLEPDRYQPEQFEPQQYQPEQFQPGQYQREQYEPEQYQPEQYAPEQYQPGQFQPEQYEPGQYEPEQYAPEQYQPEQYEPEQYEPEQYEPEQLQSEYYELEQYEPTPEPSGAAVSRRALREAEAAQAEAVKETRQASRRGPITAVMMIVLVVAVGTVGFVVGKPMIERLTQPKPTTVTDYPGPGAGATTITIDQGDPGSTIAQKLVDAGVIATTGAFIQAWNKAGDTAASIQPGTYALFEKMSAADALAALLDPANRNAIVFTVPEGKRAGQVYQIIGLAMARADLGADADQAALDQKASEDAQLVEQAAADQAGIGLPPEAGGLVEGWLFPETYSFNIGTTPTEMLAKMVSQTVAVLEDLKAPRENWAKILTIGSLVEKESKLSDDRPKTARVIYNRLDVGMRLQLDSTVVYGVGRFDDKVATSQAERDDPNPFNTYVVPALPAGPICNPGLEAIEAAINPAPGAWIYFCAWNLETGETIFSETLEGQQRCIDKWHAWEAEQAG; encoded by the coding sequence GTGAGCGACCAGTGGACTCCTTTCGGACCCGACAAGGCCCCTCCGCCGCCCGCGCAGCCGAGCTTCCCTCCCCAGGGCCCGTTTACGCCGGAGCAAGGCGAGCCCGAGTTCCTCGAGCCGGACCGGTACCAGCCTGAGCAGTTCGAGCCGCAGCAGTACCAGCCCGAGCAGTTCCAGCCGGGCCAGTACCAGCGCGAGCAGTACGAACCCGAGCAGTACCAGCCAGAGCAGTACGCACCCGAGCAGTACCAACCGGGCCAGTTCCAGCCGGAGCAGTACGAGCCCGGGCAGTACGAACCCGAGCAGTACGCACCCGAGCAATACCAGCCTGAACAGTACGAACCTGAACAGTACGAACCTGAACAGTACGAGCCCGAGCAGCTCCAGTCCGAGTACTACGAACTGGAGCAGTATGAACCGACCCCGGAGCCGAGCGGGGCCGCGGTCTCCCGCCGCGCCCTGCGCGAGGCGGAGGCCGCCCAGGCCGAAGCCGTCAAGGAGACCAGGCAGGCGAGTAGGCGCGGGCCGATCACGGCCGTGATGATGATTGTGCTGGTGGTCGCGGTGGGCACCGTGGGATTTGTTGTCGGCAAGCCGATGATTGAGCGGCTGACGCAGCCGAAGCCGACCACGGTCACGGACTATCCGGGCCCGGGCGCGGGCGCGACCACCATCACCATTGACCAAGGCGATCCGGGCAGCACGATCGCCCAGAAGTTGGTCGACGCGGGCGTGATCGCCACCACCGGAGCTTTCATCCAAGCCTGGAACAAGGCCGGGGACACGGCCGCGTCTATCCAACCGGGCACGTACGCGCTGTTTGAGAAGATGAGCGCGGCCGACGCGCTGGCCGCGCTGCTCGACCCGGCCAACCGGAACGCGATCGTCTTCACCGTGCCGGAGGGCAAGCGCGCCGGCCAGGTGTACCAGATCATCGGGTTGGCGATGGCGCGAGCCGATTTGGGCGCCGATGCCGACCAGGCGGCCCTCGATCAAAAGGCCAGCGAGGACGCCCAACTAGTCGAGCAGGCGGCCGCGGACCAGGCCGGGATCGGCCTGCCGCCGGAGGCGGGCGGGCTGGTGGAGGGGTGGCTCTTCCCGGAGACCTACAGCTTCAACATTGGCACCACGCCCACTGAGATGCTGGCCAAGATGGTGTCTCAGACCGTCGCCGTGCTGGAGGACCTGAAGGCGCCCAGGGAAAACTGGGCGAAGATCCTCACCATCGGGTCGCTGGTGGAGAAGGAGTCCAAGCTCTCTGACGACCGCCCGAAGACGGCCCGCGTCATCTATAACCGCCTCGACGTGGGCATGAGGCTCCAGCTTGATTCGACCGTGGTCTACGGCGTGGGGCGCTTTGACGACAAGGTTGCCACCAGCCAGGCCGAACGCGACGACCCGAACCCCTTCAACACCTATGTGGTGCCGGCCCTGCCTGCGGGCCCGATCTGCAATCCCGGCCTGGAGGCAATCGAGGCGGCGATAAATCCCGCCCCCGGAGCCTGGATCTACTTCTGCGCTTGGAACCTGGAGACTGGCGAGACGATCTTCTCTGAAACCCTGGAAGGCCAGCAGAGGTGCATTGACAAGTGGCACGCCTGGGAAGCGGAACAGGCCGGATGA